In one window of Gossypium arboreum isolate Shixiya-1 chromosome 4, ASM2569848v2, whole genome shotgun sequence DNA:
- the LOC108459128 gene encoding uncharacterized protein LOC108459128, with protein MAYQHVETNPHFIEDPDRITPEQQHDLPATLLPQRGRNQRVPLRGPIDQDLHPHPLGPSQPEPHHDSQPHLPLHVWVPPPVHHEDRRPQLRSRPSPFQGPTPEEVMLQPHLHDQHPSSSSVRPQHEINEGDQHQRWHPQQHRPHSGVFLPSVRQTDPLTLSTATSCIIFWLIVILAGLLVLMVYLIFRPHRPLFDLNGFTLNAATLDTGYLLDADVTLLVNFTNPNKKVSIDFNRLSLDLYFDETLIATQYIEPFSAAKGQTMFASIHMIASQVSLSMKEALLFENQIKNNQVLFSVKGAFRARSKLEGFMKYSYWLHSYCGIIVSSPPTGVLREKNCRTKH; from the coding sequence ATGGCTTATCAACATGTTGAAACCAACCCACATTTTATCGAAGATCCTGACAGAATAACGCCCGAGCAACAGCATGATCTACCTGCTACCTTGCTGCCACAACGTGGTCGCAACCAGCGTGTCCCACTACGAGGTCCTATAGACCAAGACTTACATCCTCATCCACTCGGCCCGTCACAGCCGGAGCCACATCATGACAGCCAACCTCACCTGCCACTTCATGTTTGGGTGCCACCACCAGTACATCATGAAGATCGACGCCCCCAATTACGATCACGACCTTCACCGTTTCAAGGTCCAACTCCAGAAGAAGTAATGCTACAACCCCATCTTCATGACCAACATCCTAGCTCATCATCAGTAAGACCGCAGCATGAAATCAATGAAGGTGACCAGCACCAACGCTGGCATCCCCAACAGCACCGTCCTCACTCTGGTGTTTTCCTCCCAAGTGTCCGTCAAACCGACCCTCTAACATTATCTACGGCAACTTCCTGTATAATTTTTTGGCTGATCGTGATACTTGCTGGCCTACTCGTTCTTATGGTCTATCTCATCTTTCGACCACATAGACCACTCTTCGATCTCAACGGCTTCACCTTGAACGCGGCCACCCTTGACACAGGTTACCTGCTGGATGCAGATGTCACTCTACTGGTTAACTTCACAAATCCGAACAAGAAAGTGAGCATTGATTTCAATCGCTTGTCTCTTGATCTTTACTTCGACGAAACCTTGATTGCTACTCAATACATAGAACCTTTCTCAGCTGCAAAAGGTCAGACCATGTTTGCAAGTATTCATATGATAGCCAGTCAGGTTAGTCTTTCAATGAAAGAAGCACTGCTGTTTGAGAACCAGATCAAGAACAATCAAGTTCTATTTTCAGTCAAAGGGGCATTTCGAGCTCGATCCAAACTTGAAGGGTTTATGAAATATTCGTATTGGTTGCATAGTTATTGTGGCATCATAGTTTCAAGCCCTCCAACTGGGGTCTTGAGAGAAAAAAATTGCAGAACTAAACACTGA